The Sesamum indicum cultivar Zhongzhi No. 13 linkage group LG2, S_indicum_v1.0, whole genome shotgun sequence genome contains a region encoding:
- the LOC105155811 gene encoding SNF1-related protein kinase catalytic subunit alpha KIN10-like isoform X1 — MDKGAISGRKSGRNLLLRYKVGKTLGFGLSGKVKLAVHNLTGLKVAIKIFDVRSIANVEAEKVRREINIMKQLFHPHIVRLFEVIDTPSYVYVVMEYMSSGELFYYLTEKGKLHEDEARRFFQQIISGVEYCHQHLVVHRDLKPENLLLDSEHNIKIADFSLGNTMHDGHFLKTCCGSPNYAAPELICGKLYAGPEVDVWSCGVILYTLLCGRLPFDDDNFAGLYAKIKSGVYTVPNHLSESARDLISRILVVDPMQRISIPEIRRHPWFQKHLPLYIAIPSPGVFNRTEMIDIDAVKAMVQMGFDVREVMGSLQNHLQNEATVTYAMLLHSRDPAHVSRHDQNPETLACMDHVQTYTQSASTGQNIWTLGFKSQASPSKTMLDVLTVFHSLNVKWKRIGHYNMKCLWTPPPSQSSVSMAEVPSRSNTAVKFEIQLYKASEEFYVLDLQHLRGPPFLFLDICAAFRALVV, encoded by the exons ATGGACAAAGGTGCTATCAGTGGAAGAAAATCGGGTCGTAATCTTTTACTGCGGTACAAGGTTGGGAAGACTCTTGGTTTTGGATTGTCTGGTAAAGTGAAATTAGCTGTTCATAACCTGACAGGGCTTAAAGTTGCAATAAAGATATTTGATGTCCGATCAATAGCTAATGTTGAAGCAGAAAAAG TGAGAAGAGAAATCAACATAATGAAACAACTTTTTCATCCTCACATAGTTCGGCTGTTTGAGGTCATAGATACGCCATCATATGTTTATGTAGTCATGGAGTATATGAGTTCAGGTGAACTGTTCTATTACCTGACAGAAAAAGGCAAACTACACGAGGACGAGGCTCGCCGGTTTTTCCAACAG ATAATTTCAGGTGTTGAATACTGCCATCAACACCTGGTGGTGCATCGTGATCTCAAGCCAGAAAATCTACTCCTGGACTCCGAGCACAACATCAAAATTGCCGATTTTAGTCTAGGGAACACTATGCATGACGGACATTTTCTTAAAACGTGCTGCGGAAGCCCAAATTACGCTGCTCCTGAG CTCATCTGTGGAAAACTCTATGCTGGTCCGGAGGTAGATGTGTGGAGCTGTGGGGTTATCTTATACACACTTCTATGTGGAAGGCTTCCTTTCGACGATGATAATTTCGCTGGCCTATATGCAAAGATAAAG AGTGGAGTATACACCGTTCCAAATCACTTATCAGAGAGCGCACGAGATTTGATTTCACGTATTCTTGTAGTTGATCCCATGCAACGTATATCGATTCCTGAAATACGTCGACATCCATGGTTTCAGAAGCATCTTCCACTGTATATTGCTATCCCCTCACCTGGTGTTTTTAACAGAACCGAAATG ATTGATATTGATGCTGTGAAAGCTATGGTTCAAATGGGCTTTGATGTCCGTGAAGTCATGGGCTCTCTTCAGAATCATCTGCAGAATGAG GCTACAGTTACATATGCTATGCTGCTGCATAGCCGCGATCCAGCTCATGTCAGCCGGCATGATCAGAATCCAGAAACCTTA GCATGCATGGATCATGTTCAGACATACACACAATCAGCTTCTACTGGCCAAAACATTTGGACACTTGGCTTCAAG TCTCAAGCATCTCCAAGTAAGACGATGTTGGATGTTCTAACTGTTTTCCATAGCTTGAACGTGAAATGGAAGAGAATCGGGCACTATAATATGAAATGCTTGTGGACTCCTCCACCTTCACAGTCTTCTGTATCTATGGCAGAAGTTCCTAGCCGTTCCAATACTGCAGTCAAGTTTGAAATTCAG
- the LOC105155811 gene encoding SNF1-related protein kinase catalytic subunit alpha KIN10-like isoform X2: MIELPLLTVFLLLQNYLISDNLCIDVSVRREINIMKQLFHPHIVRLFEVIDTPSYVYVVMEYMSSGELFYYLTEKGKLHEDEARRFFQQIISGVEYCHQHLVVHRDLKPENLLLDSEHNIKIADFSLGNTMHDGHFLKTCCGSPNYAAPELICGKLYAGPEVDVWSCGVILYTLLCGRLPFDDDNFAGLYAKIKSGVYTVPNHLSESARDLISRILVVDPMQRISIPEIRRHPWFQKHLPLYIAIPSPGVFNRTEMIDIDAVKAMVQMGFDVREVMGSLQNHLQNEATVTYAMLLHSRDPAHVSRHDQNPETLACMDHVQTYTQSASTGQNIWTLGFKSQASPSKTMLDVLTVFHSLNVKWKRIGHYNMKCLWTPPPSQSSVSMAEVPSRSNTAVKFEIQLYKASEEFYVLDLQHLRGPPFLFLDICAAFRALVV, translated from the exons ATGATTGAGCTCCCTTTGTTGACCGTCTTCCTTCTGTTGCAGAACTATTTGATATCTGACAACCTTTGCATTGATGTTTCAGTGAGAAGAGAAATCAACATAATGAAACAACTTTTTCATCCTCACATAGTTCGGCTGTTTGAGGTCATAGATACGCCATCATATGTTTATGTAGTCATGGAGTATATGAGTTCAGGTGAACTGTTCTATTACCTGACAGAAAAAGGCAAACTACACGAGGACGAGGCTCGCCGGTTTTTCCAACAG ATAATTTCAGGTGTTGAATACTGCCATCAACACCTGGTGGTGCATCGTGATCTCAAGCCAGAAAATCTACTCCTGGACTCCGAGCACAACATCAAAATTGCCGATTTTAGTCTAGGGAACACTATGCATGACGGACATTTTCTTAAAACGTGCTGCGGAAGCCCAAATTACGCTGCTCCTGAG CTCATCTGTGGAAAACTCTATGCTGGTCCGGAGGTAGATGTGTGGAGCTGTGGGGTTATCTTATACACACTTCTATGTGGAAGGCTTCCTTTCGACGATGATAATTTCGCTGGCCTATATGCAAAGATAAAG AGTGGAGTATACACCGTTCCAAATCACTTATCAGAGAGCGCACGAGATTTGATTTCACGTATTCTTGTAGTTGATCCCATGCAACGTATATCGATTCCTGAAATACGTCGACATCCATGGTTTCAGAAGCATCTTCCACTGTATATTGCTATCCCCTCACCTGGTGTTTTTAACAGAACCGAAATG ATTGATATTGATGCTGTGAAAGCTATGGTTCAAATGGGCTTTGATGTCCGTGAAGTCATGGGCTCTCTTCAGAATCATCTGCAGAATGAG GCTACAGTTACATATGCTATGCTGCTGCATAGCCGCGATCCAGCTCATGTCAGCCGGCATGATCAGAATCCAGAAACCTTA GCATGCATGGATCATGTTCAGACATACACACAATCAGCTTCTACTGGCCAAAACATTTGGACACTTGGCTTCAAG TCTCAAGCATCTCCAAGTAAGACGATGTTGGATGTTCTAACTGTTTTCCATAGCTTGAACGTGAAATGGAAGAGAATCGGGCACTATAATATGAAATGCTTGTGGACTCCTCCACCTTCACAGTCTTCTGTATCTATGGCAGAAGTTCCTAGCCGTTCCAATACTGCAGTCAAGTTTGAAATTCAG